The Mycobacterium paragordonae genome includes a region encoding these proteins:
- a CDS encoding undecaprenyl-diphosphate phosphatase, with translation MSWGQVIVLSVVQGLTEFLPVSSSGHLNIVSRIFFSGDAGASFTAVSQLGTEAAVLVYFARDIVRILRAWFNGLFVKSQRDADYRLGWYVIIGTIPICVLGLLFKEVIRSEVRNLWVVATAMVAFSAVIALAEYVGRRNRDIEQLNWRDAVVVGSAQCLALVPGVSRSGSTISAGLFLGLDRELAARFGFLLAIPAVFASGFFSLPDAFKPVTEGMSATGPQLLVSVLIAFVIGLAAVSWFLRFLVRHNMFWFVGYRVIVGSVVLVLLATGTVAAT, from the coding sequence ATGTCCTGGGGGCAAGTCATCGTGTTGTCCGTGGTGCAGGGTCTGACCGAGTTTCTGCCGGTTTCCTCCTCCGGCCATCTGAACATCGTGTCGCGGATTTTCTTCAGCGGCGACGCCGGCGCGTCCTTCACCGCGGTGAGCCAATTGGGCACCGAGGCCGCAGTTCTGGTCTACTTCGCTCGCGACATCGTGCGCATCCTGCGCGCCTGGTTCAACGGGTTGTTCGTCAAGTCCCAACGCGACGCCGACTACCGGCTCGGCTGGTACGTCATCATCGGCACCATCCCGATCTGCGTGCTCGGGCTGCTGTTCAAAGAGGTCATCCGTTCCGAGGTGCGCAACCTGTGGGTGGTGGCCACCGCGATGGTGGCGTTCTCGGCGGTGATCGCGCTGGCCGAGTACGTCGGTCGCCGCAACCGCGACATCGAGCAGTTGAACTGGCGCGACGCCGTCGTCGTCGGCAGCGCCCAGTGCCTGGCCCTGGTGCCCGGGGTGTCGCGCTCGGGCTCGACGATCAGCGCGGGGCTGTTTCTCGGGCTGGACCGCGAGCTGGCCGCCCGCTTCGGCTTCCTGCTGGCCATCCCCGCGGTGTTCGCCTCGGGGTTTTTCTCGCTGCCAGACGCGTTCAAGCCGGTCACCGAAGGGATGAGCGCCACCGGCCCGCAACTGCTGGTCTCCGTTTTGATCGCGTTCGTCATCGGGCTGGCCGCGGTGTCGTGGTTCCTGCGTTTTCTGGTGCGCCACAACATGTTCTGGTTCGTCGGTTACCGGGTGATCGTCGGCAGCGTGGTGCTCGTCCTGCTGGCGACGGGGACGGTCGCCGCCACATGA
- a CDS encoding PAC2 family protein, with product MPQLQNTVVVAAFEGWNDAGDAASDAVTHLAAIWDALPIVEIDDEAYYDYQVNRPVIRQVDGVTRELEWPAMRISHCRPPDSDRDVVLMHGVEPNMRWRTFCDELLAVIDKLNVDTVVILGALLADTPHTRPVPVSGAAYSSDSARLFGLEETRYEGPTGIAGVFQYACVAAGIPAVTFWAAVPHYVSHPPNPKATVALLRRVEEVLDVEVPLGDLPAQAEAWEQEITEMAADDEELAEYVQSLEQHGDAAVDVNEALGKIDGDALAAEFERYLRRRRPGFGL from the coding sequence ATGCCCCAACTGCAGAACACCGTCGTGGTGGCGGCTTTCGAGGGCTGGAACGACGCCGGCGACGCGGCCAGTGACGCGGTGACCCACCTGGCGGCGATCTGGGATGCGCTGCCGATTGTCGAGATCGACGACGAGGCCTATTACGACTACCAGGTCAATCGCCCGGTGATCCGCCAGGTCGACGGCGTGACCCGCGAGCTGGAGTGGCCGGCGATGCGGATCTCGCACTGCCGACCGCCGGACAGCGACCGCGACGTGGTGTTGATGCACGGGGTCGAGCCGAACATGCGCTGGCGCACCTTCTGCGACGAGCTGCTGGCCGTCATCGACAAGCTCAACGTCGACACCGTCGTCATTCTCGGGGCGCTGCTGGCCGACACGCCGCACACCCGGCCGGTGCCGGTCTCGGGCGCGGCCTACTCGTCCGACTCGGCGCGCCTGTTCGGGCTGGAAGAGACGCGGTACGAGGGGCCGACGGGCATTGCCGGGGTGTTCCAGTACGCGTGTGTGGCCGCCGGAATTCCGGCGGTGACGTTCTGGGCCGCGGTGCCGCACTACGTCTCGCACCCGCCCAACCCGAAGGCGACGGTGGCGCTGTTGCGGCGGGTCGAGGAAGTGCTCGATGTTGAGGTGCCCCTCGGCGACCTGCCGGCCCAGGCCGAGGCGTGGGAGCAGGAGATCACAGAGATGGCCGCCGACGACGAGGAGCTGGCCGAGTACGTGCAGTCTCTGGAGCAGCACGGCGACGCCGCGGTGGACGTCAACGAGGCGCTGGGCAAGATCGACGGCGACGCGCTGGCCGCTGAGTTCGAGCGGTACCTGCGGCGCCGCCGGCCGGGCTTCGGGCTTTAA
- a CDS encoding histidine phosphatase family protein, which produces MTVLLLRHGRSTSNTAGVLAGRSEGVDLDDKGREQATGLIDRIGDLPIRAVVTSPLLRCRRTVEPLAQALCLEPVVEEQLAEVDYGEWTGRKLSELVNEPLWRVVQAHPSAAVFPGGEGLAQVQARAVAAIREHDRRLSEQHGGDALWVACTHGDVIKSLIADAYGMHLDSFQRVNADPASVSVIRYTPLRPFVLHVNHTGSRLSAGLRAVPTPAPEAKEQPSGDAVVGGSTD; this is translated from the coding sequence ATGACCGTCCTGCTGCTGCGTCACGGCCGGTCCACGTCCAACACCGCGGGCGTGCTGGCCGGCCGGTCGGAGGGTGTCGACCTCGACGACAAGGGCCGCGAGCAGGCCACCGGCCTGATCGACCGGATCGGTGACCTGCCGATCCGGGCCGTGGTGACCTCCCCGCTGCTGCGGTGCCGCCGGACCGTCGAGCCGCTGGCGCAGGCGCTGTGCCTCGAGCCGGTGGTCGAAGAACAGCTCGCCGAGGTCGACTACGGCGAGTGGACCGGCCGCAAGCTCAGCGAGCTCGTCAACGAGCCCCTCTGGCGGGTGGTGCAGGCGCACCCCAGCGCCGCGGTGTTTCCCGGCGGTGAAGGCCTGGCGCAGGTGCAGGCGCGCGCGGTCGCGGCCATTCGCGAGCACGATCGCCGGCTGAGCGAGCAGCACGGCGGCGACGCGCTGTGGGTGGCCTGCACCCACGGCGACGTGATCAAGTCACTGATCGCCGATGCCTACGGCATGCACCTGGACAGCTTCCAGCGAGTCAACGCCGACCCAGCATCGGTCAGTGTGATCCGCTACACCCCGCTGCGGCCATTTGTGCTGCACGTCAACCACACCGGATCGCGGCTGTCGGCCGGCCTGCGTGCCGTACCCACGCCCGCACCCGAAGCCAAGGAGCAGCCCTCCGGCGACGCGGTGGTCGGCGGGTCGACCGACTAA
- a CDS encoding 3'(2'),5'-bisphosphate nucleotidase CysQ translates to MNPAARDLTDAALAADLAAEAGELLLEVRDEVGFDYPWELGDAGDRLANALILRRLRAERPGDAVLSEEAHDDLVRLKSDRVWIVDPLDGTREFSTRGRDDWAVHIALWQRPVGGSTAGAANGAPQITDAAVSLPARGNIVYRSDTVTDLVDQAVPAGTPGVIRIAVSATRPPAILYRIRQILDIELVRIGSAGAKAMAIIDGVADAYLHAGGQWEWDSAAPAGVIQAAGMHVSRLDGSPMMYNQLDPYLPDFVMCRAELAPILLDAIRQSWW, encoded by the coding sequence GTGAACCCGGCCGCGCGTGACCTGACCGATGCCGCGCTGGCCGCCGATCTCGCCGCCGAGGCGGGGGAGTTGCTGCTCGAGGTGCGCGACGAGGTCGGCTTCGACTACCCGTGGGAATTGGGCGACGCCGGCGACCGTCTGGCGAATGCGCTGATCCTGCGCCGACTGCGGGCCGAGCGGCCCGGCGACGCGGTGCTCAGCGAGGAGGCTCACGACGATCTGGTCCGGCTCAAGTCCGACCGGGTGTGGATCGTCGACCCGCTGGACGGCACCCGCGAATTCTCCACCCGCGGGCGTGACGACTGGGCGGTGCACATCGCGCTGTGGCAGCGTCCTGTTGGGGGTTCGACGGCGGGTGCTGCCAACGGCGCACCCCAGATCACCGACGCGGCGGTGTCACTGCCGGCCCGCGGCAACATCGTCTACCGCAGCGACACCGTCACGGACTTGGTGGATCAGGCCGTGCCCGCCGGCACCCCCGGCGTCATCAGGATCGCGGTCAGCGCCACCCGGCCCCCGGCGATCCTCTACCGGATCCGGCAGATCCTGGACATCGAGCTGGTGCGCATCGGCTCGGCGGGCGCGAAAGCCATGGCGATCATCGACGGCGTCGCCGATGCCTACCTGCACGCCGGCGGTCAGTGGGAATGGGACTCGGCCGCGCCGGCCGGGGTCATCCAAGCCGCCGGAATGCACGTGTCGCGCCTGGACGGGTCGCCGATGATGTACAACCAGCTCGACCCGTACCTGCCCGACTTCGTGATGTGCCGCGCCGAGCTGGCGCCGATCCTGCTGGACGCCATCCGCCAGTCCTGGTGGTGA
- the mshC gene encoding cysteine--1-D-myo-inosityl 2-amino-2-deoxy-alpha-D-glucopyranoside ligase: MRSWSSPPVPALPGRGPELRLYDTADRQIRPVTPGDKATMYVCGITPYDATHLGHAATYLTFDLIHRVWLDLGHQVHYVQNVTDVDDPLFERADRDGVDWRELADREVALFREDMTALRVLPPQEYVGATEAIPEVVELVEKMVASGAAYVVDGEYQDVYYRADATLQFGYESGYDRETMLDLFEQRGGDPHRPGKTDGLDALLWRVNRPGEPSWPSPFGPGRPGWHVECAAIALSRIGSELDIQGGGSDLIFPHHEFTAAHAECVSGERRFARHYVHAGMIGWDGHKMSKSRGNLVLVSQLRAEGVDPSAVRLGLLAGHYRADRSWSRQVLDEAHTRLHRWRSATSLPAAPDAADVLARVRRYLADDLDTPKAIAALDGWSIDALEYGGHDQAAPALVATAVDALLGVGL, encoded by the coding sequence ATGCGGTCGTGGTCTTCTCCGCCGGTCCCGGCGTTGCCCGGACGCGGCCCCGAATTGCGGCTGTACGACACCGCTGACCGGCAGATCCGTCCCGTCACCCCCGGTGACAAGGCCACCATGTACGTCTGCGGCATCACGCCCTATGACGCCACGCATCTCGGCCACGCCGCCACCTACCTGACCTTCGACCTCATCCACCGCGTGTGGCTGGACCTCGGCCATCAGGTGCACTACGTGCAGAACGTCACCGACGTCGACGACCCGCTGTTCGAGCGCGCCGACCGCGACGGAGTCGACTGGCGCGAGCTGGCCGACCGGGAAGTCGCGCTGTTCCGTGAGGACATGACGGCCCTGCGGGTGCTGCCGCCGCAGGAGTACGTCGGGGCCACCGAGGCGATCCCGGAAGTGGTCGAGCTCGTCGAGAAGATGGTCGCCTCCGGGGCGGCGTACGTCGTCGACGGCGAATACCAGGACGTCTATTACCGGGCCGACGCCACCCTGCAGTTCGGCTACGAATCCGGCTACGACCGCGAAACCATGCTGGACCTGTTCGAACAGCGTGGCGGTGATCCACACCGGCCCGGCAAGACCGACGGGCTCGACGCGCTGCTGTGGCGCGTCAACCGGCCCGGCGAGCCCAGTTGGCCGTCCCCTTTCGGACCGGGCCGCCCCGGCTGGCACGTCGAATGCGCCGCCATCGCGCTCAGCCGGATCGGCAGCGAACTCGACATCCAGGGCGGCGGCAGCGACCTGATCTTCCCGCATCACGAGTTCACCGCCGCGCACGCCGAATGTGTCAGTGGCGAACGCAGATTCGCCCGGCACTACGTGCACGCCGGGATGATCGGCTGGGACGGGCACAAGATGTCCAAGAGCCGGGGCAACCTGGTGCTGGTATCGCAGCTGCGCGCCGAGGGCGTCGACCCGTCGGCGGTGCGGCTGGGCCTGCTCGCCGGGCACTACCGCGCCGACCGCTCCTGGAGCCGGCAGGTGCTCGACGAGGCGCACACCCGCCTACACCGCTGGCGTAGCGCGACCTCGCTGCCTGCCGCGCCCGATGCCGCGGACGTCCTGGCCCGGGTCCGCCGCTATCTGGCCGACGACCTCGATACGCCGAAAGCGATTGCGGCACTGGACGGTTGGTCGATAGACGCGTTGGAATACGGTGGTCACGACCAGGCGGCGCCCGCCTTGGTGGCCACCGCGGTTGACGCACTGCTGGGAGTGGGCCTGTAA
- a CDS encoding YncE family protein: MLTRRRNRLYQRIVVFVSLLTLAGLGSGCSSNPLDSGPPTIEPAQPAVSPPAQNPAGVVRPLEGHPQSALFDAGSRQLVVLSPGVNAAAPASIAVLGAQGAARAITLPGPATAVTGDGQGTVYLAARDGYLTVNLATGQSVRTTVAGGQEFTAIARRADGRLMLGSADGAVYALAPDGTVANRNKIFARVDALAAQGNTTVVLDRGQTSVTTIGADGRAAQSLRAGEGATTLAADPQGRVLVADTRGGQLLVYGVDPLILRQAFPVRQSPYGLTGSGALAWVSQTASNTVIGYDLSTGIPVEKVRYPTVQQPNSLAFDEASDTLYVVSGSGAGVQIIEHAGGKP; encoded by the coding sequence TTGCTGACGAGGCGGAGAAATCGCTTGTATCAGCGGATTGTTGTATTTGTGAGTTTGCTCACTCTGGCTGGGCTCGGTTCGGGGTGTTCATCGAATCCCCTCGACTCCGGGCCACCGACCATCGAACCCGCGCAACCGGCCGTTTCTCCGCCTGCCCAGAACCCTGCCGGCGTGGTGCGGCCCCTGGAGGGTCACCCGCAGAGCGCGTTGTTCGACGCCGGCTCCCGACAACTGGTGGTGCTGTCTCCCGGCGTCAATGCCGCGGCACCGGCCAGCATCGCTGTGCTCGGCGCGCAGGGTGCTGCGCGCGCGATCACCCTGCCGGGGCCCGCCACCGCCGTGACCGGCGACGGGCAGGGCACGGTCTATCTGGCGGCACGTGACGGTTACCTCACGGTGAACCTGGCTACCGGCCAGAGCGTCCGGACGACGGTCGCGGGCGGTCAGGAGTTCACCGCCATCGCCCGCCGCGCCGACGGCAGACTCATGCTGGGCAGCGCGGACGGTGCGGTGTATGCGCTCGCCCCCGACGGCACGGTGGCCAACCGCAACAAGATCTTTGCGCGCGTGGATGCCCTTGCCGCCCAAGGGAACACGACGGTGGTACTGGATCGCGGCCAGACTTCGGTGACCACTATCGGCGCCGACGGCCGCGCCGCGCAGTCGCTGCGGGCCGGCGAAGGTGCCACCACGCTGGCCGCCGATCCGCAGGGCAGGGTGCTGGTCGCCGATACGCGCGGGGGCCAGCTGCTGGTGTACGGGGTCGACCCGCTGATCCTGCGCCAGGCCTTCCCGGTGCGGCAGTCCCCGTACGGCCTGACCGGGTCCGGCGCACTGGCGTGGGTGTCCCAGACGGCATCCAACACCGTCATTGGTTACGATCTGAGCACCGGAATACCCGTGGAAAAGGTGCGTTACCCAACCGTGCAGCAACCGAACTCGCTGGCCTTCGACGAGGCCTCAGACACCTTGTACGTGGTGTCGGGGTCGGGCGCGGGGGTGCAGATCATCGAGCATGCCGGGGGCAAGCCGTGA
- a CDS encoding FAD-dependent monooxygenase yields MKVVVCGAGIAGLATAERMSSLGAEVVLLERASGPRAHGYLIDFFGAGYDAAEAIGVLPAIRDAGYNFDEARLVDEQGRRRATLSYVKIDRALRGRLVSVLRPDLEKVLRDNLPDNVELRYGAAVTGVDDHGDGVTVTLDGGETLQADLLVGADGIHSTVRALVFGDEAQYLRYLGFHTAAFIFHAPAIREAAGDDVALTDTIDRQIGFYGLRDGKVAVFAVHRAPDRQLPEDTRAAIRAAYADMGWLVPEALQLCPPTPEIYYDEVAQVVMPRWHKNRVVLIGDACSAVSLLAGQGASLAVGAAYVLAEQLRRTSSIERALDFYEQLWRPEVEEKQRAGRDAANRFLPSSPFELWKRRTMLRLAWLRSVNRRITAAMVGPPSPVVAMLRTGSESDADREASPG; encoded by the coding sequence GTGAAAGTCGTCGTTTGCGGCGCGGGCATCGCCGGGTTGGCCACCGCGGAGCGCATGTCCTCGCTCGGCGCCGAGGTGGTGCTGCTCGAACGGGCCTCCGGTCCCCGCGCCCATGGCTACCTGATCGACTTCTTCGGCGCCGGCTATGACGCGGCCGAGGCGATCGGCGTGTTGCCGGCCATCCGCGACGCCGGTTACAACTTCGACGAAGCCCGCCTGGTCGACGAGCAGGGCCGCCGCCGCGCCACCTTGTCCTACGTCAAGATCGACCGGGCTCTGCGCGGCCGCCTGGTCAGCGTGCTGCGCCCCGACCTGGAAAAGGTGCTGCGCGACAACCTGCCCGACAACGTCGAACTGCGATACGGAGCCGCGGTCACCGGTGTCGATGACCACGGCGACGGTGTCACGGTCACGCTGGACGGCGGGGAAACGCTGCAGGCCGATTTGCTGGTCGGCGCCGATGGAATCCACTCGACCGTGCGCGCCCTGGTGTTCGGCGACGAAGCGCAGTACCTCCGCTACCTCGGATTCCACACCGCCGCCTTCATTTTCCACGCTCCGGCCATCCGCGAGGCGGCCGGCGACGACGTCGCCCTGACCGACACCATCGACCGCCAGATCGGCTTCTACGGTTTGCGCGACGGGAAGGTTGCCGTCTTCGCCGTGCACCGCGCGCCGGATCGGCAACTCCCGGAGGACACCCGGGCGGCGATACGTGCCGCCTACGCGGACATGGGCTGGCTGGTGCCCGAGGCGCTGCAACTCTGCCCACCCACACCGGAGATCTACTACGACGAGGTTGCCCAGGTCGTCATGCCGCGCTGGCACAAGAACCGGGTGGTGCTGATCGGTGACGCCTGCTCGGCGGTGTCGCTGTTGGCGGGCCAGGGCGCCTCCCTGGCCGTCGGTGCCGCGTACGTCCTTGCCGAGCAGCTGCGCCGGACCTCGTCGATAGAGCGGGCGCTGGACTTCTATGAGCAGCTATGGCGACCGGAGGTGGAGGAGAAGCAGCGGGCGGGCCGCGACGCGGCCAACCGATTCCTGCCGTCGTCGCCCTTCGAGTTGTGGAAACGCCGCACCATGTTGCGGCTGGCATGGCTTCGATCGGTCAACCGGCGCATCACCGCGGCGATGGTGGGCCCGCCGTCGCCGGTGGTCGCCATGTTGCGTACCGGCTCGGAGTCCGACGCAGACCGCGAGGCATCCCCGGGTTAG
- a CDS encoding IS110 family transposase, producing MKVQRTSVGLDVHARSVVACALDGDTGEVFERRLTLDRGEILAWLGDLPGPVAVTYEAGPTGFGLARAVDAAGIACVVAAPSKLIRPAGDRVKTDACDAAHLARLLHLGQITEVTIPSVEQEAARDLVRAREDCRGDLMTARHRLSKLLLRQGIVYSGGKTWIREHERWLRAQRFDNPALQLSYDTAFEAMLSCVDRRNRLDEAIAAMASDSEFTAVARRLGCIRGIATLTGFGLAVEIGDWNRLTGRSIGAYLGLVPSEYSSGATRAQGGVTKTGNGHARRLLVEAAWHHRTPYRLSETLRRRWELAPAAAVARGQAANRRLHDRWLRFDERKKGSVIANVAVARELAGWCWSMAVLPD from the coding sequence GTGAAGGTTCAGCGTACGAGTGTTGGTCTGGATGTGCACGCGCGATCGGTGGTGGCGTGTGCTTTGGACGGTGATACCGGTGAGGTTTTCGAGCGCAGGTTGACCCTAGATCGCGGTGAGATCCTCGCGTGGTTGGGTGATCTGCCGGGTCCTGTTGCGGTGACGTATGAGGCGGGCCCGACGGGATTCGGGTTGGCTCGGGCGGTGGATGCGGCGGGCATCGCCTGTGTGGTGGCCGCGCCATCGAAGTTGATCCGCCCGGCTGGCGATCGGGTCAAGACCGATGCCTGTGATGCGGCGCATCTGGCTCGGTTGCTGCATCTGGGTCAGATCACCGAAGTGACGATTCCTAGTGTGGAGCAGGAAGCGGCGCGTGATCTGGTGCGGGCCCGCGAGGACTGCCGCGGGGATCTGATGACTGCACGGCACCGGTTGTCGAAACTCTTGCTGCGCCAGGGCATTGTCTATTCCGGCGGAAAGACCTGGATCCGCGAGCATGAGCGGTGGTTGCGTGCCCAGCGGTTCGACAACCCGGCGCTGCAGCTGAGCTATGACACCGCGTTCGAGGCGATGCTGTCCTGCGTGGACCGTCGTAACCGTCTTGACGAGGCGATCGCGGCGATGGCGAGCGACAGTGAGTTCACCGCGGTCGCACGTCGGCTGGGTTGTATCCGCGGGATCGCAACGTTGACCGGATTCGGGTTGGCTGTCGAGATTGGTGACTGGAATCGTCTGACCGGCCGCAGCATCGGGGCGTATCTGGGGCTGGTGCCCTCGGAGTATTCCTCGGGAGCAACACGTGCCCAAGGTGGGGTAACCAAGACCGGCAACGGCCATGCTCGGCGACTGCTGGTAGAGGCGGCCTGGCATCACCGCACCCCGTATCGGCTCAGCGAAACTCTGCGTCGTCGATGGGAGTTGGCGCCAGCCGCGGCTGTGGCTCGTGGCCAAGCCGCTAATCGGCGCTTACACGACCGCTGGCTGAGGTTCGACGAACGTAAGAAAGGCTCGGTGATCGCCAACGTCGCTGTCGCCCGTGAACTGGCCGGCTGGTGCTGGTCTATGGCGGTCCTTCCGGACTGA
- a CDS encoding SDR family oxidoreductase has product MTSVQDKVVFITGAGRGIGAEVARRLHNKGAKLVLTDLGEAELKSIAAELGGDGRVLTAVADVRDLKAMQAAAEQAVQKFGGIDVVVANAGIASYGSVLTVDPEAVKRVIDVNLMGVFYTVRATLPSVIDRRGYVLIVSSLAAYAAAPGMVPYDMSKAGVEHLAHALRLEVAHLGVSVGSAHMSWIDTALVRDTKGDLPAFDELLSKLPPPLNRTTSVNKCAAAFVKGIEGRKTRVYCPNWVAAMRWLKPVLSTRIGESAILKTAAEIMPKMDAQVLALGRSTSAYTQELEK; this is encoded by the coding sequence ATGACATCGGTGCAGGACAAGGTCGTTTTCATCACCGGCGCCGGGCGCGGTATCGGCGCCGAGGTCGCCCGCAGGCTGCATAACAAGGGCGCCAAGCTCGTCTTGACCGACCTGGGTGAAGCCGAGCTCAAATCGATCGCGGCCGAACTCGGCGGAGACGGCCGGGTGCTGACCGCGGTCGCCGACGTGCGCGACCTCAAGGCCATGCAGGCAGCGGCCGAGCAGGCCGTGCAGAAATTCGGCGGCATCGACGTGGTGGTCGCCAACGCCGGCATCGCCAGCTACGGCTCCGTGCTCACCGTCGATCCCGAGGCGGTCAAGCGGGTGATCGACGTCAACCTGATGGGTGTCTTCTACACCGTGCGCGCGACGCTGCCCTCGGTCATCGACCGTCGCGGCTACGTGCTGATCGTGTCGTCGCTGGCGGCCTACGCGGCCGCGCCGGGGATGGTGCCCTACGACATGTCCAAGGCCGGCGTCGAACATCTGGCCCACGCGCTGCGGCTGGAGGTGGCGCATCTGGGCGTCAGCGTCGGGTCTGCGCACATGTCCTGGATCGACACCGCGCTGGTGCGCGACACCAAGGGCGATCTGCCGGCATTCGACGAGTTGTTGTCCAAGCTGCCGCCGCCACTGAACAGGACCACCTCGGTCAACAAGTGCGCCGCGGCGTTCGTCAAGGGGATCGAGGGCCGCAAGACCCGGGTGTACTGCCCGAATTGGGTGGCGGCGATGCGCTGGCTCAAGCCGGTGCTCTCGACCCGCATCGGGGAGTCCGCGATCCTCAAGACGGCGGCCGAGATCATGCCGAAGATGGACGCCCAGGTTCTCGCGCTCGGCCGCTCCACCAGCGCATACACCCAAGAGCTGGAGAAGTAG
- a CDS encoding DUF5703 family protein: protein MSDEYEWAPLRLPPDVTRLSASTRLSIEAEYRGWELTRVRLYTDGSRRVLLRRKKTRLDNRLPEQSES, encoded by the coding sequence ATGTCCGACGAGTACGAGTGGGCGCCCTTGCGGCTGCCGCCGGATGTAACGCGGCTCAGCGCGTCCACCCGGCTGTCCATCGAGGCCGAGTACCGCGGCTGGGAGCTGACCAGAGTGCGGCTTTACACCGATGGCAGTAGACGAGTCTTGTTGCGCCGCAAAAAGACTCGCCTGGATAACCGGTTGCCTGAACAGTCGGAATCGTGA
- a CDS encoding DUF3090 domain-containing protein, with amino-acid sequence MARAIHVFRTPDRFVAGTVGQPGNRTFYIQAVHDARVVSVVLEKQQVAVLAERIGALLLEVNRRFGTPVPPEPTEVDDLSPLVMPVDAEFRVGTMGLGWDSEAQTVVVELLAVTDAEFDASVVLDDTDEGPDAVRVFLTPESARQFATRSSRVISAGRPPCPLCEEPLDPEGHICARTNGYRREALFGSSDDAEE; translated from the coding sequence ATGGCCCGCGCAATCCACGTATTCCGTACACCCGACCGCTTCGTGGCCGGGACCGTCGGGCAGCCCGGAAACCGCACGTTCTACATCCAGGCGGTGCACGACGCCCGAGTCGTCTCGGTGGTTCTGGAGAAGCAGCAGGTCGCGGTCCTCGCCGAACGTATCGGCGCGCTGCTGCTGGAAGTGAACCGCCGATTCGGCACCCCGGTACCGCCCGAGCCCACCGAGGTGGACGACCTCAGCCCGCTGGTCATGCCCGTCGACGCCGAATTCCGGGTCGGGACAATGGGGCTCGGTTGGGATTCCGAGGCCCAGACCGTGGTCGTGGAACTGCTGGCGGTCACCGACGCGGAGTTCGACGCCTCGGTGGTGCTCGACGACACCGACGAGGGGCCCGACGCGGTGCGCGTATTCCTGACCCCGGAGTCGGCGCGGCAGTTCGCCACCCGGTCCTCCCGTGTCATCTCGGCCGGCCGCCCGCCGTGCCCGTTATGCGAGGAACCGCTGGACCCCGAGGGCCACATCTGCGCACGCACCAACGGCTACCGGCGCGAGGCGCTCTTCGGGTCCAGCGATGACGCCGAGGAATGA
- a CDS encoding SCO1664 family protein has protein sequence MTPRNDQHEALRDGELTVLGRIRSASNATFLCEAALGSQSVHCVYKPVSGEQPLWDFPDGTLAGRELAAYLVSRQLGWNIVPHTIIRDGPAGPGMLQLWVQQPGDAADSDPRPGPDLVDLFPTGKPQPGYLPVLRAYDYAGDEVVLMHADDSRLRRMAVFDILVNNADRKGGHILYGLDGNVYGVDHGVSLHVQDKLRTVLWGWAGKPIDDSTMEPVADLAGALRGPLAAELRDLITRAEIAALRRRTEALLDDPVMPGPNRHRPIPWPAF, from the coding sequence ATGACGCCGAGGAATGACCAGCACGAGGCGCTGCGCGACGGCGAGCTGACTGTCCTGGGCCGAATCCGTTCGGCGAGCAACGCCACCTTCTTGTGCGAGGCAGCGCTGGGCTCACAGAGCGTCCACTGTGTCTACAAACCCGTCTCCGGTGAGCAGCCGTTGTGGGACTTCCCCGACGGTACGCTGGCCGGCCGGGAACTCGCGGCGTATCTGGTGTCGCGGCAGCTGGGCTGGAATATTGTGCCGCACACCATCATTCGCGATGGACCGGCGGGCCCGGGCATGCTGCAGCTGTGGGTGCAGCAACCGGGTGACGCCGCCGACTCCGACCCGCGGCCGGGCCCCGACCTGGTCGATCTGTTCCCCACCGGAAAGCCCCAACCCGGCTATCTGCCGGTCCTGCGCGCCTACGACTACGCCGGTGACGAGGTCGTCCTGATGCACGCCGACGACAGCCGGCTGCGCCGGATGGCGGTGTTCGACATCCTCGTCAACAACGCCGACCGCAAGGGTGGCCACATCCTCTACGGCCTGGACGGCAACGTCTACGGGGTCGATCACGGGGTCAGCCTGCACGTCCAGGACAAACTGCGCACCGTGCTGTGGGGGTGGGCCGGCAAGCCGATCGACGACTCCACCATGGAGCCGGTGGCTGATCTGGCCGGTGCCTTGCGCGGCCCGCTGGCCGCCGAGCTCAGGGACCTGATCACCCGCGCGGAAATCGCGGCGCTCAGACGCCGCACCGAGGCGTTGCTCGACGACCCGGTGATGCCCGGACCCAACCGCCATCGCCCCATTCCCTGGCCGGCGTTCTGA